The Salvia miltiorrhiza cultivar Shanhuang (shh) chromosome 1, IMPLAD_Smil_shh, whole genome shotgun sequence genome has a window encoding:
- the LOC130989960 gene encoding uncharacterized protein LOC130989960 codes for MPSRRQINAYVFSMAEEIMHQQLLQIIAVFDQIDRSKARKRNRCLGPGPYTILTRIPDQVKHMGRLVNVSDVDCILNLRMDRNTFGRLCQLLRQLGGLNNGRYVTVEEQVAMFLSVLAHHKKNRVVRFDFWRSGYTISKYIHVVLKAVLSLHILLFVKPSPVTEECVDSRWKWFKGCLGALDGTYIDVMVPTEDKPRYRTRKGHISTNTLAVCDRNLKFAYVLPGWEGSAADSRILRDALTRPYGLRVPKGNYYLCDNGYANCDGFLAPYKGVRYHLKEWGAMAARPQNAQELFNLRHSKARNAIERVFGIMKMRWGILRSASYYPIKIQTRLIMACFVLNNFIRGEMGNDPIEQHFDELFPEAAELEPDHGEFVDSVDPSPMWNAARDELANSMWQQYLAN; via the exons ATGCCCTCTCGACGCCAAATAAATGCTTACGTGTTTTCAATGGCGGAGGAAATTATGCACCAACAACTATTGCAAATCATTGCAGTTTTTGATCAAATAGATAGAAGTAAGGCGCGAAAAAGGAATCGATGTTTAGGACCCGGGCCTTATACTATACTGACACGTATTCCCGACCAAGTAAAACACATGGGTAGGCTCGTTAACGTTAGTGATGTTGATTGTATTTTAAATTTGCGGATGGATCGCAACACGTTTGGGCGCCTCTGTCAACTGTTGCGACAATTGGGAGGTTTAAACAACGGCCGGTATGTGACTGTTGAGGAGCAGGTTGCTATGTTCTTATCTGTACTCGCGCATCACAAAAAAAATAGGGTCGTCCGCTTCGATTTTTGGAGATCGGGATATACCATCTCAAAGTATATTCACGTGGTGCTTAAAGCCGTGCTCTCACTTCACATATTACTATTCGTTAAGCCGTCTCCTGTCACGGAAGAATGCGTTGATAGTCGGTGGAAATGGTTCAAG GGTTGTTTGGGAGCTTTGGATGGTACGTACATCGACGTGATGGTACCCACTGAAGACAAGCCACGGTACAGGACACGCAAGGGTCATATATCTACTAATACGCTGGCTGTCTGCGACCGCAACCTCAAGTTTGCATATGTGCTTCCAGGCTGGGAGGGATCCGCGGCGGATTCCCGTATTCTGCGCGATGCATTGACTAGGCCGTATGGTCTGCGGGTCCCAAAAG GAAACTACTATTTGTGCGATAATGGGTACGCCAATTGCGATGGATTTCTCGCACCGTACAAAGGGGTTCGATACCACTTGAAAGAGTGGGGGGCAATGGCAGCGAGACCACAAAACGCACAAGAACTATTCAACCTAAGGCATTCTAAGGCACGCAATGCAATCGAGCGTGTCTTCGGCATCATGAAAATGAGATGGGGAATACTCCGTAGTGCTTCTTACTACCCTATTAAGATTCAGACCAGATTAATCATGGCGTGCTTTGTGTTGAATAATTTCATTCGCGGAGAGATGGGTAATGACCCCATCGAACAACATTTTGATGAATTGTTCCCGGAGGCTGCTGAACTTGAGCCGGACCACGGGGAATTTGTTGATAGCGTAGATCCTTCTCCTATGTGGAATGCAGCTCGTGATGAGCTTGCAAATTCAATGTGGCAGCAATACTTGGCAAATTAA
- the LOC130989972 gene encoding uncharacterized protein At2g29880-like isoform X2, whose amino-acid sequence MSETQQGSSDIGRVRASKPDKTRRSWTPREEEMLLASLKELVAQGWKADNGFRAGYLLKLEESMRKEFVGTDIKGMPHINSKLSAWKKSYNSLLMALNVSGVGFNAKGTFMLDCDNDQWETIVKKDSNATKMRFKSWPMFEDWKEVFGKDRANGSNAEDVMEAMHKMYAADSLGEVGGNLGQQTGDGLQHHVNEDGEATEDAEDSVCQGEKKVSTARKVSKKRKTGEGEEMNGVYKWLGEISRDTKERLDNLATRVGYEFDLGMARQTVYEQLGLIPGLDMNDKFDICEILADKVQRLEIFIGLPAEAKIQYVARLLQAHRNESRFP is encoded by the exons ATGAGTGAAACGCAACAAG GCAGCAGCGACATCGGTCGTGTGAGGGCATCGAAGCCCGACAAGACACGCCGAAGCTGGACGCCCCGGGAGGAAGAAATGTTGTTGGCCTCGCTCAAGGAACTCGTTGCTCAAGGTTGGAAGGCCGACAATGGGTTTCGAGCTGGCTATCTTTTGAAACTCGAAGAATCTATGCGCAAAGAATTTGTCGGGACTGACATAAAAGGGATGCCGCATATCAATTCCAAGCTTAGCGCGTGGAAAAAAAGCTATAACTCGCTACTTATGGCCCTCAATGTTAGTGGAGTTGGGTTTAATGCGAAGGGGACGTTCATGTTAGATTGTGACAACGATCAGTGGGAGACGATTGTGAAG AAGGATTCAAACGCAACCAAGATGCGTTTCAAAAGCTGGCCAATGTTTGAAGATTGGAAAGAAGTATTTGGTAAGGACCGTGCAAATGGCTCAAACGCAGAGGATGTTATGGAGGCAATGCACAAGATGTATGCGGCTGATAGTCTTGGTGAAGTAGGTGGCAATCTTGGACAGCAGACTGGTGATGGTTTACAGCATCATGTCAATGAAGATGGAGAAGCGACCGAAGATGCAGAAGATAGTGTCTGCCAGGGTGAGAAAAAGGTTTCAACTGCAAGAAAGGTGAGTAAAAAACGTAAAACAGGGGAAGGGGAAGAGATGAATGGCGTCTACAAGTGGCTCGGGGAGATTAGTCGTGACACCAAAGAGCGCCTTGACAACCTTGCCACTCGCGTGGGATACGAGTTTGATCTCGGCATGGCGAGGCAGACAGTATACGAGCAATTGGGTTTGATTCCCGGGCTGGACATGAATGACAAGTTTGATATTTGTGAAATTTTAGCGGACAAAGTTCAGCGCCTGGAGATCTTCATTGGGTTGCCTGCCGAAGCGAAGATTCAGTACGTGGCACGTCTTCTTCAAGCTCATCGTAATGAGTCTCGTTTCCCCTGA
- the LOC130989972 gene encoding uncharacterized protein At2g29880-like isoform X1, which produces MSETQQVGSSDIGRVRASKPDKTRRSWTPREEEMLLASLKELVAQGWKADNGFRAGYLLKLEESMRKEFVGTDIKGMPHINSKLSAWKKSYNSLLMALNVSGVGFNAKGTFMLDCDNDQWETIVKKDSNATKMRFKSWPMFEDWKEVFGKDRANGSNAEDVMEAMHKMYAADSLGEVGGNLGQQTGDGLQHHVNEDGEATEDAEDSVCQGEKKVSTARKVSKKRKTGEGEEMNGVYKWLGEISRDTKERLDNLATRVGYEFDLGMARQTVYEQLGLIPGLDMNDKFDICEILADKVQRLEIFIGLPAEAKIQYVARLLQAHRNESRFP; this is translated from the exons ATGAGTGAAACGCAACAAG TAGGCAGCAGCGACATCGGTCGTGTGAGGGCATCGAAGCCCGACAAGACACGCCGAAGCTGGACGCCCCGGGAGGAAGAAATGTTGTTGGCCTCGCTCAAGGAACTCGTTGCTCAAGGTTGGAAGGCCGACAATGGGTTTCGAGCTGGCTATCTTTTGAAACTCGAAGAATCTATGCGCAAAGAATTTGTCGGGACTGACATAAAAGGGATGCCGCATATCAATTCCAAGCTTAGCGCGTGGAAAAAAAGCTATAACTCGCTACTTATGGCCCTCAATGTTAGTGGAGTTGGGTTTAATGCGAAGGGGACGTTCATGTTAGATTGTGACAACGATCAGTGGGAGACGATTGTGAAG AAGGATTCAAACGCAACCAAGATGCGTTTCAAAAGCTGGCCAATGTTTGAAGATTGGAAAGAAGTATTTGGTAAGGACCGTGCAAATGGCTCAAACGCAGAGGATGTTATGGAGGCAATGCACAAGATGTATGCGGCTGATAGTCTTGGTGAAGTAGGTGGCAATCTTGGACAGCAGACTGGTGATGGTTTACAGCATCATGTCAATGAAGATGGAGAAGCGACCGAAGATGCAGAAGATAGTGTCTGCCAGGGTGAGAAAAAGGTTTCAACTGCAAGAAAGGTGAGTAAAAAACGTAAAACAGGGGAAGGGGAAGAGATGAATGGCGTCTACAAGTGGCTCGGGGAGATTAGTCGTGACACCAAAGAGCGCCTTGACAACCTTGCCACTCGCGTGGGATACGAGTTTGATCTCGGCATGGCGAGGCAGACAGTATACGAGCAATTGGGTTTGATTCCCGGGCTGGACATGAATGACAAGTTTGATATTTGTGAAATTTTAGCGGACAAAGTTCAGCGCCTGGAGATCTTCATTGGGTTGCCTGCCGAAGCGAAGATTCAGTACGTGGCACGTCTTCTTCAAGCTCATCGTAATGAGTCTCGTTTCCCCTGA